A window from Salvia hispanica cultivar TCC Black 2014 unplaced genomic scaffold, UniMelb_Shisp_WGS_1.0 HiC_scaffold_31, whole genome shotgun sequence encodes these proteins:
- the LOC125198875 gene encoding uncharacterized protein LOC125198875 produces MASQLQAAAPESDWKSDVSADAFDESTFFLRRCCCIWTFPCYGTPKTKNWERISTSETEDVAGDRSWWSDGVEAFKKVREWSELVAGPKWKTFIRRFNKAPARPKSGKFQYDPCSYALNFDQGPGQNGQFEDDGVFRDFPSRYAAIPAQNSLLKDGATLT; encoded by the coding sequence ATGGCGTCGCAATTGCAGGCAGCCGCGCCGGAATCGGACTGGAAATCCGACGTTTCAGCCGACGCTTTCGACGAATCTACATTCTTCCTGCGCCGTTGCTGCTGCATCTGGACTTTCCCTTGCTACGGCACgcccaaaaccaaaaattgggAGCGAATTTCGACATCGGAGACCGAAGACGTCGCCGGAGACCGGAGTTGGTGGAGCGATGGAGTGGAGGCGTTTAAGAAGGTGAGGGAATGGTCGGAGCTAGTGGCGGGGCCGAAGTGGAAGACGTTCATCAGGCGGTTCAACAAGGCGCCGGCGCGGCCGAAGTCGGGGAAATTCCAGTATGATCCTTGTAGCTACGCGTTGAATTTTGATCAAGGTCCGGGGCAAAACGGTCAATTCGAGGACGACGGAGTTTTCCGAGACTTTCCGTCGCGGTATGCGGCGATCCCGGCGCAGAACAGCCTGTTGAAGGACGGTGCGACGCTCACGTGA